A window from Chitinophagales bacterium encodes these proteins:
- a CDS encoding glyceraldehyde-3-phosphate dehydrogenase: protein MTDTYQTELNKWIAKEKLAMELMHVVSGLWLDHSIELIIFRRKIIDNSVSTILNDHLYARRYINLPLSIDISLKLAKAIREIGEQLAPSKIDLGKLSAEWLEEKDQYNSEKEFIADKLKNLGNGNFKLQPKDVVLYGFGRIGRLAARILIAEAGKGEQLRLKAIVTRSNSDEDILKRANLLRKDSIHGKMAGTIIEDLEQKTLVINGQRVHMIAANDPSEIDYTKYEINNALLIDNTGVWRDRAGLGQHLKSKGIEKVLFTAPGKDLPDIVYGVNNEVAENRDENIYTAASCTTNCIAPVLKVIEDEIGIEKGHVETVHSYTNDQNLLDNYHKKYRRGKSAPLNMVITSTGAAKAVAKVLPVLKGKLTGNAVRVPTPNVSLAILNLELKQNTSKEAINQLLRKASMEGDLVEQIDFSTSNELVSTDVVGNPHAAVVDSPSTIVSEDGKNIVLYAWYDNEYGYTRQVIRLAKLIAGVIRLRYY, encoded by the coding sequence ATGACCGATACTTACCAAACCGAACTGAACAAATGGATTGCTAAGGAAAAATTAGCCATGGAACTCATGCACGTAGTCAGCGGACTATGGCTTGATCATTCCATAGAGCTGATTATTTTCCGCAGAAAAATTATCGACAACAGTGTTTCTACTATTCTAAATGACCACCTCTATGCCAGGCGCTATATTAATTTACCACTGAGTATAGATATTTCACTGAAATTAGCCAAAGCAATCCGAGAAATCGGAGAGCAGCTTGCCCCCTCAAAAATTGACCTCGGAAAACTTAGCGCAGAATGGTTGGAGGAAAAAGACCAGTACAATTCTGAAAAAGAATTTATTGCCGATAAATTAAAAAACCTGGGGAATGGAAATTTTAAATTGCAGCCCAAGGATGTTGTGTTATACGGTTTTGGAAGAATCGGACGACTTGCTGCACGTATTTTAATTGCCGAAGCAGGAAAAGGGGAACAATTAAGACTTAAAGCAATAGTCACCCGCAGCAATTCTGATGAAGACATTCTGAAAAGGGCCAATTTGCTGAGAAAAGATTCCATTCACGGCAAAATGGCTGGAACCATTATAGAAGATTTAGAACAAAAAACACTGGTCATTAATGGCCAGCGCGTACATATGATAGCGGCCAATGATCCTTCTGAAATAGATTATACCAAATATGAGATCAACAATGCCCTGTTGATTGACAATACCGGGGTATGGCGCGACAGAGCAGGACTTGGCCAGCACTTAAAATCCAAAGGAATAGAAAAGGTGCTCTTTACAGCTCCCGGAAAAGATTTGCCCGATATTGTATATGGTGTAAACAATGAAGTAGCAGAAAACAGGGATGAGAATATTTATACAGCAGCATCCTGCACCACCAATTGCATAGCGCCTGTTTTAAAAGTAATTGAAGATGAAATAGGCATTGAAAAAGGACATGTGGAAACGGTACATTCCTACACCAATGATCAAAATTTACTCGATAATTATCACAAGAAATACCGCAGGGGAAAATCAGCACCGCTGAATATGGTCATTACCTCTACAGGTGCCGCAAAAGCAGTAGCCAAAGTTTTGCCCGTATTAAAAGGAAAACTTACCGGGAATGCAGTCCGGGTTCCAACACCCAATGTTTCCCTGGCCATTCTAAATCTTGAATTAAAACAAAATACCAGCAAGGAAGCCATCAATCAGTTGTTGAGAAAAGCTTCTATGGAAGGTGATTTGGTAGAACAAATTGATTTTTCGACATCCAATGAACTTGTTTCGACCGATGTAGTGGGCAATCCCCACGCTGCTGTTGTCGATTCCCCTTCAACAATCGTTTCAGAAGACGGAAAAAATATTGTACTCTACGCCTGGTACGACAATGAATACGGCTACACGCGCCAGGTTATTCGCCTGGCCAAACTTATTGCAGGTGTCATTCGTTTGAGATACTATTGA
- the rpsP gene encoding 30S ribosomal protein S16, with protein MPTRIRLQRHGRKQRPYYFIVIADSRAKRDGRYIERIGAYNPNTVPATIELDNEKAFEWIMKGAQPSDTVRAILSYRGILYRKHLQRGVRKKAFDQEEADRLFKAWVDEQDKKIFDRAEDLKKKAEAEREARYAEEAKKREAREAELKKEAEAAEEKAEEAKKAEESEVKEEGEEAAAEATKAEDKEVKEETAAEEVKTEEAAKPEEKKEEATPKEEAKTEEKAADKDQKAETTKEAAPKEEAKKEEKAEEKKEATPETDKEEKAEEKVEEPKKAEEKKEAAPDKEKKAEEKAEEKKETPKAEEKKETAPAKEEKAEAPKEEAKKEEASKPEEDKKKGDA; from the coding sequence ATGCCAACAAGGATCAGATTACAAAGACACGGAAGAAAACAAAGGCCATATTATTTCATAGTAATAGCCGATTCACGTGCAAAAAGAGACGGTAGATACATTGAAAGAATAGGAGCATACAACCCCAACACAGTCCCTGCAACTATCGAACTCGACAATGAAAAAGCTTTTGAATGGATAATGAAAGGCGCACAACCAAGTGATACTGTTCGTGCAATCCTTTCTTACAGAGGAATACTTTACAGAAAACACCTGCAAAGAGGCGTTCGCAAAAAAGCCTTTGACCAGGAAGAAGCCGACCGCTTATTCAAAGCATGGGTGGACGAACAAGACAAGAAAATATTCGACCGCGCAGAAGATCTGAAGAAAAAAGCAGAAGCAGAGAGAGAAGCACGTTATGCTGAAGAAGCCAAAAAACGTGAAGCAAGGGAAGCAGAACTGAAAAAAGAAGCAGAAGCTGCTGAAGAAAAAGCGGAAGAAGCAAAAAAAGCAGAGGAATCCGAAGTAAAAGAAGAAGGCGAAGAAGCTGCTGCTGAGGCAACAAAAGCTGAAGATAAAGAGGTGAAAGAGGAAACTGCTGCTGAAGAGGTGAAAACTGAAGAAGCTGCAAAGCCGGAAGAGAAGAAAGAAGAGGCAACTCCTAAAGAAGAAGCAAAAACTGAGGAGAAAGCAGCTGATAAAGACCAAAAAGCCGAAACGACTAAAGAAGCAGCTCCAAAAGAAGAGGCTAAGAAAGAAGAAAAAGCCGAAGAGAAAAAAGAAGCTACTCCTGAAACTGATAAAGAAGAGAAAGCTGAGGAGAAAGTAGAGGAGCCAAAAAAAGCTGAAGAAAAGAAAGAAGCTGCCCCTGATAAAGAAAAAAAGGCTGAAGAAAAAGCGGAGGAGAAAAAAGAAACTCCTAAAGCTGAAGAAAAGAAAGAGACCGCTCCTGCAAAAGAGGAAAAAGCAGAAGCTCCAAAGGAAGAGGCTAAAAAAGAAGAAGCGTCAAAGCCTGAAGAAGACAAGAAAAAAGGCGATGCTTAA
- a CDS encoding FkbM family methyltransferase gives MNLILKIIYIPFINFFLRNMIRLFSNKKLISVSGKLNLKYRDVTFHLYTNQTCYVTKVLFYDGVENYEFTPIIASLIKKSKVFMDIGANIGLFSVLSAKLNHNIQAYAFEPSRGALHYLNKNVISNKLNNVNVIGKAVADIDGELEFHDVINPKYPWLKHYLNGSNSLQNKYGKERTESYKVPTTTLAKVVEDYNIQQIDLIKLDTEFTEHIILKNSLGVLKKFRPILISEIYTEIEKEVQLIIDELEDYNCYHIDNNHLYEINNLYKIDSNDERNFIFCPNEKVNLLNEFLNQ, from the coding sequence ATGAATTTAATCCTAAAAATTATCTACATCCCTTTTATTAATTTCTTTTTAAGAAATATGATACGGTTATTTTCCAACAAGAAATTAATTTCTGTATCAGGAAAACTCAACCTAAAATATAGAGATGTAACTTTTCACCTATACACTAATCAAACATGCTATGTAACAAAAGTATTGTTTTATGATGGAGTAGAAAATTATGAATTCACACCTATAATTGCTTCACTAATTAAAAAATCAAAGGTGTTTATGGACATAGGTGCTAACATTGGACTATTTTCTGTATTAAGCGCTAAATTAAATCACAATATACAAGCTTACGCATTCGAACCCTCAAGAGGCGCATTACATTATTTGAATAAAAATGTTATTTCAAACAAACTAAATAATGTAAATGTAATTGGAAAAGCTGTGGCAGATATAGATGGTGAGTTAGAATTTCATGATGTTATTAACCCTAAATACCCCTGGCTAAAACACTATCTAAATGGCTCCAACAGTCTCCAAAATAAATATGGTAAAGAAAGAACTGAATCTTATAAAGTACCAACAACAACTTTGGCTAAAGTTGTGGAAGACTATAATATTCAACAAATAGATTTAATTAAATTAGACACTGAATTTACCGAACATATAATTTTAAAAAACAGCTTAGGGGTGCTTAAAAAATTTAGACCTATTCTAATTTCTGAGATTTATACTGAAATTGAAAAAGAGGTACAGCTAATTATTGATGAATTGGAAGATTACAATTGTTATCACATTGATAATAACCATTTATATGAAATAAATAATTTGTATAAAATTGATTCAAATGATGAACGTAACTTCATTTTTTGCCCAAATGAAAAAGTCAATTTGTTAAATGAGTTTCTAAACCAATAG
- a CDS encoding START-like domain-containing protein, translating to MGNKSVKFEMEFDVKSSPGILYDFLTTPSGLAQWFADDVDINEDECTFSWEGAEDVAYIIDSEENVFVRYRWEYQDEEEYFEFRIGKSEITRDTILYITDFAPDYDVEDQKLLWENQVKMLKQQIGG from the coding sequence ATGGGAAATAAAAGTGTAAAATTTGAAATGGAGTTTGATGTTAAATCATCACCAGGAATATTGTATGATTTTTTAACTACTCCTTCGGGTTTGGCACAGTGGTTTGCAGATGATGTAGATATCAATGAGGATGAATGTACTTTTTCCTGGGAAGGTGCTGAAGATGTAGCTTACATAATTGATTCCGAAGAAAATGTTTTTGTACGCTACAGATGGGAATACCAGGATGAAGAAGAGTATTTCGAGTTCAGAATTGGCAAATCAGAGATTACTCGCGACACCATATTATACATCACGGATTTTGCTCCGGATTATGATGTGGAAGATCAAAAACTGCTTTGGGAAAACCAGGTGAAGATGCTGAAGCAGCAAATTGGAGGCTGA
- the ffh gene encoding signal recognition particle protein: MFENLSDRLEGAFKTLKGQGQITEINIATSLKEVRRALVDADVNYKIAKEFTSTVKEKAMGQKVLTAVSPSQLMVKIVQDQLTELMGGTHEEIDLSGDPSIILIAGLQGSGKTTFSGKLAKFLKSKKSKNPLLVAGDVYRPAAIDQLKVLGEQVGVEVYTEEGNKNPVEIAQNAIAHAKQNGNNVVIIDTAGRLAIDEKMMTEISEVKKHTNPNEILFVVDAMTGQDAVNTAKAFNERLDYDGVVLTKLDGDTRGGAALTIKYVVDKPIKFVGTGEKPEALDVFHPDRMAQRILGMGDIVSFVERAQEQYDEKQAAKLQKKISKNQFDFNDFISQLNQIKKMGNIKDLMAMIPGVGKAIKDIDIDDDAFNKIEAIIYSMTPEERSNPDLMDGKRRKRIANGSGNSIQEVNQFLKQFEQMKKMMRNMSKMQGMGKSLGGGMPFMKN, translated from the coding sequence ATGTTTGAAAATCTCAGCGATCGCTTAGAAGGAGCATTCAAAACATTAAAGGGACAGGGGCAAATTACCGAAATCAATATCGCTACTTCATTGAAAGAAGTGAGAAGAGCACTGGTAGATGCCGATGTCAACTATAAAATAGCAAAGGAATTTACCAGCACGGTAAAGGAAAAGGCCATGGGCCAGAAAGTGCTTACCGCAGTTTCCCCCAGCCAATTGATGGTAAAAATCGTGCAGGACCAGCTCACCGAACTGATGGGCGGTACCCATGAGGAAATCGACCTGAGTGGCGATCCCAGCATTATCCTTATTGCCGGATTACAGGGTTCCGGTAAAACAACATTTTCCGGCAAACTGGCAAAATTCCTAAAAAGCAAAAAAAGCAAAAACCCATTGCTCGTGGCCGGTGACGTTTATCGTCCGGCAGCCATTGACCAGTTGAAAGTCCTGGGCGAACAGGTAGGCGTGGAAGTCTATACCGAAGAAGGCAATAAAAACCCGGTGGAAATTGCACAAAATGCCATTGCGCATGCCAAACAAAACGGCAACAATGTGGTAATCATTGATACTGCCGGTCGTCTGGCCATTGATGAAAAAATGATGACTGAAATTTCAGAGGTAAAAAAACACACCAACCCCAATGAGATTTTATTCGTGGTAGATGCCATGACCGGTCAGGATGCGGTGAATACTGCCAAAGCATTTAATGAAAGATTGGATTACGATGGAGTGGTACTCACCAAATTAGATGGTGATACGCGTGGTGGTGCAGCGCTCACGATTAAATATGTGGTGGATAAACCCATCAAATTTGTGGGTACGGGCGAAAAACCCGAAGCGCTGGATGTCTTTCACCCCGATCGGATGGCACAGCGTATATTGGGAATGGGTGATATCGTGTCCTTTGTGGAACGCGCCCAGGAACAGTACGATGAAAAACAAGCTGCCAAACTTCAAAAGAAGATCAGCAAAAACCAGTTTGATTTCAATGACTTTATTAGTCAATTGAACCAAATAAAAAAGATGGGAAATATCAAAGACCTGATGGCCATGATTCCCGGAGTGGGAAAAGCCATCAAGGACATTGATATTGATGATGATGCATTCAACAAAATAGAAGCCATTATTTATTCCATGACACCGGAAGAGCGATCCAACCCCGACCTGATGGACGGCAAGCGCAGAAAGCGAATTGCTAACGGCAGTGGCAATAGCATTCAGGAAGTCAATCAGTTTCTCAAACAATTCGAGCAAATGAAAAAAATGATGCGCAACATGTCCAAAATGCAGGGCATGGGCAAATCATTGGGCGGAGGAATGCCTTTTATGAAGAACTAA
- a CDS encoding sulfotransferase family 2 domain-containing protein: MNPYKLKHFFINKYLVDPITKNKYYITYNYKYKTMWFQNYKVASRTIKKHFNKYTPNNKDIFSSGIDYIPAMCKDYFKFAFIREPSERFISAWKDKVLQKNYFNFNVKEREKYQNLTDFISWVEKQDIDRCDKHIRSQNSLIDLNEIDFLGRFENFNNDFCYLCETIGLPISQPEKLNQSKKANINFTPSELKRIKNIYSKDYRFFYPHLS, from the coding sequence ATGAACCCATACAAACTAAAACATTTTTTTATAAATAAATATTTAGTAGATCCAATCACCAAGAATAAATACTATATAACCTACAATTACAAATATAAAACCATGTGGTTTCAAAACTACAAAGTAGCAAGCAGAACAATAAAAAAACATTTCAACAAATACACACCAAATAATAAAGACATATTTAGTTCAGGAATTGATTACATTCCTGCAATGTGTAAAGATTATTTTAAATTTGCCTTTATAAGAGAGCCTTCAGAGAGGTTTATAAGCGCATGGAAAGATAAAGTTCTTCAAAAAAACTATTTTAATTTCAACGTAAAAGAACGCGAAAAATACCAAAATCTTACAGATTTTATCTCATGGGTAGAAAAGCAAGATATTGATCGATGCGATAAACATATACGATCGCAAAATAGTCTAATTGACCTTAATGAAATAGATTTTTTAGGTCGTTTTGAAAACTTCAATAATGACTTCTGTTACTTATGTGAAACAATTGGTCTTCCGATCTCACAACCTGAAAAACTAAATCAAAGTAAAAAAGCAAATATCAATTTCACACCTTCTGAACTCAAAAGAATAAAGAATATTTACTCAAAAGATTATCGCTTTTTCTACCCACACCTAAGTTAA
- a CDS encoding BCCT family transporter: MSKFKEPGRLEKKLGLRTNPTVFWTSALLILFFVLLTLIYQDSVEQFFTELQLNISQKMGWFYILAINFILVFAIYLGFSKYKHIRIGGQDSKPEFSFLSWFAMLFNAGIGLALMFYSIAEPILHYSNPPYGTAETTASAQLAMGLTFLHWGFHGWAVYAIVGLSVAFFAYNKGMPLSIRSVFYPIIGERIYTWIGDLIDIIAVVATLFGLATTLGLGIKHISAGLFYLFDWPQTPEFQVFLIMLITLFATISVVLGLQHGIRRLSILSSGLILVLMLFMLIAGPTLFIVNSFVQNLGFYLQNLPELGTWSAVYTPGDWQAGWTIFYWGWWFAWAPFVGIFIARISRGRNIREFIFGVLLAPTLAVFVWITVFGSTALHEELYGAGGIVKAVNANLSTSMYVLLERFPLQGISSVFVILAGVIFFVTSSDSGSLVVDFITTGGQHNPPKRQRIFWALIEGIVASVLVLGGGLIALQTGSLATGVPVAIVLLFVCFGLKKGFDEYLKNGS, from the coding sequence ATGAGCAAATTCAAAGAACCCGGAAGGCTGGAAAAAAAACTTGGCCTAAGAACCAACCCCACGGTATTCTGGACCTCAGCCCTTTTGATACTCTTTTTTGTTTTACTCACCTTGATCTATCAGGATTCTGTTGAGCAATTTTTCACCGAACTACAGCTCAATATTTCCCAAAAAATGGGCTGGTTCTATATCTTAGCCATTAATTTCATTCTTGTATTTGCAATATACCTCGGGTTCAGCAAATACAAACACATCCGAATTGGCGGACAGGACAGCAAACCTGAATTTTCTTTTTTAAGTTGGTTTGCCATGCTTTTCAATGCAGGAATAGGGCTGGCACTGATGTTTTACAGCATAGCAGAACCCATTTTGCACTATTCCAATCCACCTTATGGCACAGCAGAAACAACAGCTTCAGCTCAGTTGGCAATGGGGCTCACCTTTCTGCACTGGGGGTTTCACGGCTGGGCGGTGTATGCAATTGTAGGTCTTTCAGTTGCTTTTTTTGCATACAACAAGGGAATGCCCCTGAGCATCCGGTCTGTTTTCTATCCCATTATCGGGGAAAGGATATATACCTGGATAGGCGACCTGATTGACATAATAGCAGTTGTCGCCACTTTATTCGGGCTGGCCACGACACTTGGGCTGGGCATCAAACACATCAGTGCCGGTTTGTTTTATCTTTTCGACTGGCCACAAACCCCCGAATTTCAGGTTTTCCTGATTATGCTGATCACCCTCTTTGCAACAATCTCTGTAGTGTTGGGACTTCAGCATGGTATTCGCAGATTGAGTATTCTTAGCAGTGGGCTAATTTTAGTGCTGATGTTATTTATGCTTATTGCAGGCCCCACACTGTTTATCGTAAATTCTTTTGTTCAGAACCTGGGTTTTTACCTGCAAAACCTCCCCGAGCTCGGAACTTGGTCAGCAGTTTATACACCCGGTGACTGGCAGGCAGGATGGACTATTTTTTACTGGGGTTGGTGGTTTGCCTGGGCGCCATTTGTCGGGATTTTTATTGCCCGGATTTCGAGAGGGCGAAACATCAGGGAATTTATTTTTGGAGTATTGCTGGCTCCCACACTGGCTGTTTTCGTCTGGATCACTGTTTTTGGAAGCACTGCTTTGCACGAAGAACTCTATGGAGCAGGTGGCATTGTAAAAGCTGTCAATGCCAATCTCTCAACTTCCATGTATGTTCTACTTGAAAGATTCCCATTACAGGGCATTAGTTCCGTATTTGTGATCCTGGCCGGGGTCATATTTTTTGTTACCTCTTCGGACAGTGGTTCACTGGTAGTGGATTTTATAACCACCGGAGGGCAGCACAACCCACCAAAAAGACAGCGTATATTCTGGGCACTGATAGAGGGTATAGTAGCTTCTGTACTGGTGCTTGGCGGAGGGCTTATCGCCCTACAAACAGGCTCACTCGCCACAGGCGTACCCGTTGCTATTGTTTTGCTTTTTGTGTGTTTTGGACTGAAAAAGGGATTTGATGAGTATCTTAAAAATGGTAGCTGA